From the Magnetovibrio sp. genome, one window contains:
- the rfbF gene encoding glucose-1-phosphate cytidylyltransferase has protein sequence MKVVILAGGFGTRIAEESDLRPKPMVEVGGMPVLWHIMKMYASHGLTDFIICLGYKGYMIKEYFANYVLHRSDVTLDLAKNEITYHATDAEDWRVTLVDTGPNSMTGGRVKRVARYLDADQPFCMTYGDGLSDVDITELLAFHKKQGRDATVTVVRPSGRFGATRLDGDQVTAFVEKPAGEGDFINGGFFVLEPGVLDRIVGDDTIWEREPLEGLAKDGQLSAFHHEGFWQPMDTLREKRMLDDLWTSGRAPWKTWD, from the coding sequence ATGAAAGTCGTCATTCTCGCCGGGGGATTTGGGACCCGTATAGCTGAAGAATCCGACCTGCGGCCCAAGCCAATGGTTGAAGTTGGCGGTATGCCGGTCTTGTGGCACATCATGAAGATGTATGCCTCTCACGGTTTGACGGATTTCATCATCTGTCTGGGCTATAAGGGCTACATGATCAAGGAGTACTTCGCCAACTATGTCCTGCACCGTTCCGATGTGACGTTGGATTTGGCGAAGAACGAAATCACCTATCACGCCACAGATGCCGAAGACTGGCGCGTGACGTTGGTTGATACCGGCCCCAACAGTATGACCGGTGGCCGGGTTAAGCGTGTTGCGCGCTATCTCGATGCCGACCAGCCGTTCTGCATGACCTACGGAGACGGCTTGTCGGACGTGGACATCACCGAGTTGCTGGCCTTTCACAAAAAACAAGGCCGCGACGCCACTGTGACGGTGGTGCGCCCGTCGGGGCGTTTTGGCGCAACACGCCTGGATGGCGATCAAGTTACAGCCTTCGTCGAAAAGCCGGCCGGTGAAGGCGACTTCATCAACGGTGGCTTTTTCGTTTTGGAGCCCGGTGTCCTGGACCGCATAGTCGGCGACGACACCATATGGGAGCGCGAACCGCTGGAAGGTCTCGCCAAAGACGGCCAACTTAGTGCATTCCATCATGAGGGCTTTTGGCAGCCGATGGACACGTTGCGCGAAAAACGCATGCTCGATGATTTGTGGACCAGTGGCCGAGCGCCCTGGAAAACCTGGGACTGA
- the gph gene encoding phosphoglycolate phosphatase (PGP is an essential enzyme in the glycolate salvage pathway in higher organisms (photorespiration in plants). Phosphoglycolate results from the oxidase activity of RubisCO in the Calvin cycle when concentrations of carbon dioxide are low relative to oxygen. This enzyme is a member of the Haloacid Dehalogenase (HAD) superfamily of aspartate-nucleophile hydrolase enzymes (PF00702).) produces MNEQKLGAISALIFDLDGTLIDSAPDLQAAGNRMLVPLGRREVSVEEVQMMIGDGVPKLVERCFEATGDIPPEDEFQKHVAAFIKDYEPRSAELTVAFDGAVDILEKLKATGIKLSICTNKPYGATMEILSKLGLAHYFDVVIGGDTLPGIKKPDPRHLLAALDKMGVEPARAAMVGDNGNDVQASHAAGLPVVLLSHGYTKIPVAELGAEAVIDRFADLEAALANLA; encoded by the coding sequence ATGAATGAACAAAAATTGGGGGCCATCAGCGCCCTGATCTTCGACCTCGACGGGACCCTCATCGACAGCGCCCCCGATTTGCAAGCCGCCGGCAACCGCATGCTGGTCCCCTTGGGGCGGCGCGAGGTCAGCGTTGAAGAAGTGCAGATGATGATTGGCGACGGGGTGCCCAAGCTGGTGGAGCGCTGTTTCGAAGCCACCGGCGACATCCCGCCCGAAGACGAGTTTCAAAAACACGTCGCGGCGTTCATCAAGGATTATGAGCCCCGCTCCGCCGAACTGACGGTGGCCTTCGACGGTGCCGTGGACATCCTGGAAAAGCTCAAGGCGACCGGCATCAAGCTGTCGATCTGCACCAACAAACCCTATGGCGCGACCATGGAAATTCTTTCCAAACTGGGTTTGGCGCACTATTTTGACGTGGTCATCGGCGGCGACACCCTGCCCGGCATCAAAAAGCCAGATCCGCGTCACTTGTTGGCCGCGCTGGATAAAATGGGCGTCGAGCCCGCCCGGGCGGCCATGGTCGGCGACAACGGCAACGATGTGCAAGCTTCGCACGCAGCGGGCCTTCCCGTGGTCTTGTTGAGCCACGGCTACACCAAGATCCCGGTGGCGGAACTGGGCGCGGAAGCCGTAATCGACCGTTTCGCGGACCTGGAAGCGGCGCTGGCGAACCTCGCTTAA
- a CDS encoding glycosyltransferase family 2 protein, whose product MTSVEGGAEEAWARTTTIIVTHHSGAVIGPCLDSVARATRIIVIDNESADDTLDIVRQRMPRAEIIENPVGVGYGNAANQGLALVQTEFALLMNPDAEFVDEALASLVAEADVNADAGLLSPLLVGTDGDFDRAWNGPLFQRDLMPGNRKSEPKPEGSFCTWVVSGAVNLVRMSALKSVGFFDDAIFLYHEDDDICLRLMAAGFKVLVVPDAVAHHIGGGSIGSGRDRLWEKFYNLSWSRLYFEAKHHSPAAARVLGWRQVLRFGLKALLLFRPQKAYRDAARFCGALAYMRGRPASKTTTRARPEGTV is encoded by the coding sequence ATGACATCTGTTGAGGGCGGTGCCGAGGAAGCCTGGGCGCGGACGACGACCATCATCGTCACCCACCATTCCGGCGCCGTCATTGGGCCGTGTCTTGACAGCGTAGCGCGCGCTACGCGCATCATTGTGATCGACAATGAAAGCGCCGACGATACCCTCGATATCGTACGCCAGCGCATGCCCAGGGCCGAAATCATCGAAAACCCGGTTGGCGTCGGATACGGGAATGCAGCCAACCAAGGGCTGGCCCTGGTGCAAACCGAATTCGCGCTGCTGATGAATCCGGACGCCGAATTTGTCGACGAAGCGCTTGCAAGCTTGGTGGCCGAAGCCGACGTCAATGCCGATGCAGGCCTGTTGTCGCCGCTTTTGGTCGGCACCGACGGCGATTTCGACAGAGCGTGGAACGGGCCGCTGTTTCAGCGCGATTTAATGCCCGGCAACCGTAAATCCGAGCCCAAACCGGAAGGCAGCTTTTGTACCTGGGTGGTATCGGGTGCGGTGAACTTGGTGCGCATGTCTGCGCTCAAGTCGGTGGGCTTTTTTGACGACGCCATTTTTCTTTATCATGAAGACGACGACATCTGTTTGCGTTTGATGGCAGCAGGTTTCAAGGTCTTGGTCGTGCCCGATGCTGTGGCGCATCACATCGGTGGCGGATCCATCGGCAGCGGCCGGGATCGCCTTTGGGAAAAATTCTACAACTTGTCGTGGTCTCGGTTATATTTCGAGGCCAAGCACCACAGTCCCGCCGCCGCGCGGGTGCTGGGCTGGCGGCAAGTGCTAAGGTTTGGGCTCAAGGCCCTGTTGCTATTTCGGCCTCAAAAGGCGTACCGCGATGCGGCGCGTTTTTGTGGGGCTCTGGCCTACATGCGGGGCAGGCCCGCATCGAAAACCACCACCCGTGCGCGACCGGAAGGAACCGTTTGA
- a CDS encoding class I SAM-dependent methyltransferase, giving the protein MTTPLCTCRFCGSDITLSLVDLGHQPPSNSYLPSAEAEEKAFPLHAVVCEDCHLVQLADDVPADQIFTADYAYFSSYSASWVAHAKAYADAMIDRFGLGAGSKVVEIASNDGYLLQHFVNAGVQVLGVDPAAGCAEAARAKGVQTEVAFFNAETATRLKSAGHGADLMAANNVLAHVPDIRSFVEGFAILLNDDGVMTVEFPHLLNLLNLVQFDTIYHEHYSYLSLLAVERIFGECGLKVFDVEELTTHGGSLRVYACKSNSAAHAEQPGVEFVRVKERVAGLNARATYEGFEAKCEGVREGLLAFLDAAALDGKTVAAYGAAAKGNTLLNYANVDTALIEFVCDGNPAKQGKYLPGSRIPILAPDHIDSAQPDYVLILPWNIRAEVSAQLSHIQAWGGKFVVAVPEIEVW; this is encoded by the coding sequence ATGACCACCCCCCTTTGCACGTGCCGGTTCTGCGGTTCCGACATCACCTTGAGCTTGGTCGACTTGGGCCATCAACCGCCATCGAACAGTTATCTGCCGAGCGCCGAAGCGGAGGAAAAAGCCTTCCCGCTGCACGCCGTGGTGTGTGAGGACTGTCATCTGGTGCAGTTGGCCGACGACGTGCCGGCTGACCAGATCTTCACCGCCGATTACGCCTATTTTTCATCGTATTCCGCGAGCTGGGTGGCACACGCGAAGGCCTATGCCGACGCCATGATCGATCGCTTCGGGCTGGGAGCCGGCAGCAAGGTGGTCGAGATCGCCAGCAACGACGGCTATTTGTTGCAACACTTCGTGAACGCAGGCGTTCAGGTTTTGGGGGTCGATCCGGCGGCGGGCTGCGCCGAAGCGGCGCGAGCAAAGGGCGTGCAAACCGAAGTTGCGTTCTTCAACGCCGAAACCGCGACGCGTCTCAAATCGGCCGGTCACGGCGCGGACCTGATGGCGGCGAACAATGTTCTTGCCCATGTCCCCGACATCCGCAGTTTCGTCGAAGGCTTTGCGATTTTGCTCAACGACGACGGTGTGATGACGGTTGAGTTCCCGCACCTTTTGAACCTGCTCAATCTGGTGCAGTTCGACACCATCTATCACGAACACTATTCGTATTTGTCGCTGTTGGCGGTGGAGCGGATCTTCGGTGAGTGTGGGCTGAAGGTTTTTGACGTCGAAGAACTGACCACCCACGGCGGTTCACTCAGAGTGTACGCGTGCAAATCAAACAGCGCCGCGCACGCCGAACAGCCGGGCGTGGAATTCGTGCGCGTTAAGGAACGCGTTGCCGGTCTGAACGCGCGGGCAACCTACGAAGGCTTCGAGGCCAAATGCGAAGGCGTGCGCGAAGGGCTGTTGGCGTTTCTCGATGCGGCGGCATTGGACGGCAAAACTGTGGCAGCTTACGGTGCGGCGGCCAAAGGCAACACGTTGCTAAATTACGCCAATGTCGATACGGCCCTCATCGAGTTCGTGTGCGACGGTAACCCCGCCAAACAAGGCAAGTACCTGCCTGGCAGTCGGATCCCGATCCTTGCCCCCGATCACATCGACTCTGCTCAACCCGATTACGTGTTGATCTTACCGTGGAATATCCGCGCCGAAGTTTCAGCCCAACTCAGCCATATTCAAGCTTGGGGCGGAAAGTTCGTCGTCGCCGTACCGGAAATCGAGGTGTGGTGA
- the glmU gene encoding bifunctional UDP-N-acetylglucosamine diphosphorylase/glucosamine-1-phosphate N-acetyltransferase GlmU, with amino-acid sequence MSNKKTAAIVLAAGLGTRMKSELPKVMHPVAGHPMVNHLLDTLAKLSLEKIVVVVGPDMPELEAAVAPHATAVQYERLGTGDAVKAGMDALDSFKGNVLVLYGDTPLISEQTLNAMLEARQPIEGRFAPTVVVLGFMPGEPGAYGRLIVDEEDGDLLAIVEANDATPEQLDIPLCNSGVMCFDGEFLPSLLSRLNNDNAKGEYYLTDCVALAREDGFNCAVVEGEEEELIGVNSRIELALVETIAQDRLREKAMKGGASLVDPSTVYFSYDTRIGKEVLIEPNVFFGPGVTVGNNVHIKAFCHFEGAHIEAGAIIGPFARLRPGTTLGEGARVGNFVEIKNAAVDAGGKVNHLTYIGDAHIGAGANIGAGTITCNYDGFLKSKTIIGAGAFIGSNTALVAPVNVGAGAIVGAGSTITRDVGENDIVTTRAEQKNARGAAQRYRERKQSQKDQQKKD; translated from the coding sequence ATGTCAAATAAGAAAACTGCCGCCATCGTTCTCGCCGCCGGTCTCGGCACGCGCATGAAGTCCGAACTGCCCAAGGTTATGCATCCGGTGGCCGGGCATCCGATGGTCAATCATCTGTTGGACACCCTGGCGAAACTGAGCCTGGAAAAGATCGTGGTGGTGGTGGGCCCGGATATGCCGGAACTGGAAGCCGCCGTGGCCCCGCACGCCACCGCCGTGCAATACGAACGTCTGGGTACCGGCGATGCGGTCAAGGCGGGCATGGACGCGCTGGATTCGTTTAAGGGCAACGTCTTGGTTCTTTACGGTGATACGCCGCTGATTTCCGAGCAAACGCTCAACGCCATGCTCGAAGCCCGCCAGCCCATCGAGGGCCGTTTCGCCCCCACCGTGGTGGTGTTGGGCTTCATGCCCGGCGAGCCGGGGGCTTATGGCCGCCTGATCGTGGATGAAGAAGACGGCGACCTGCTGGCCATCGTCGAAGCCAACGACGCCACGCCCGAACAGCTTGATATTCCGTTGTGCAATTCCGGGGTGATGTGTTTCGACGGCGAGTTTTTGCCGTCTCTGCTGTCGCGACTGAACAACGACAATGCTAAAGGCGAATATTACCTGACCGATTGCGTTGCCCTGGCGCGCGAAGACGGTTTCAATTGCGCCGTGGTCGAGGGTGAGGAAGAAGAACTGATCGGCGTGAATTCCCGCATCGAACTGGCCTTGGTCGAAACCATCGCCCAGGACCGCTTGCGCGAAAAAGCCATGAAGGGCGGCGCGAGCCTGGTCGATCCGTCGACGGTCTATTTTTCTTATGACACCCGCATCGGCAAAGAAGTGTTGATCGAGCCTAATGTGTTTTTCGGCCCCGGCGTGACGGTCGGCAACAATGTGCACATCAAAGCCTTTTGCCATTTCGAAGGCGCGCACATCGAAGCGGGAGCGATCATCGGGCCGTTCGCGCGCTTGCGTCCCGGCACCACCTTGGGCGAAGGCGCGCGGGTCGGTAATTTCGTCGAAATCAAAAACGCTGCCGTGGATGCGGGCGGCAAGGTCAACCACCTGACTTACATCGGCGATGCGCACATTGGCGCGGGGGCCAACATCGGGGCGGGTACCATCACCTGCAATTACGACGGCTTTTTGAAATCGAAAACCATCATCGGTGCGGGGGCGTTCATCGGCTCCAACACCGCGCTGGTCGCGCCGGTCAACGTCGGCGCGGGCGCCATCGTTGGCGCGGGCTCGACCATCACCCGCGATGTCGGCGAAAACGATATCGTCACCACCCGCGCTGAACAAAAGAACGCTCGCGGCGCGGCGCAACGTTATCGCGAGCGCAAGCAATCCCAAAAAGACCAACAGAAGAAAGACTGA
- the galE gene encoding UDP-glucose 4-epimerase GalE, whose product MNTKVIVTGGAGYVGSHACKALAAAGYTPVSFDNLSNGHDWAAKWGPLVVGDVLDPAALDAVIAAHKPAAVMHFAALIEVGESVKRPEDFYRTNVTGTLNLLEAMSRAGVRDIVFSSTCAVHGDVGDALITETSPIAPISPYAKTKAVVEGMLADFAAAHGLNATALRYFNASGADPDGELGEAHDPESHLIPIACQAALGQRAGMFIYGDDYATPDGTCVRDYIHVSDLATAHVKALDRLLAGQAGLEAFCLGGGVGTSVRQVLDSVKRVSGADFDVQIQPRRPGDAPMLVANVGKAQSVLNWTPERSDLDVIVETAWNWHKSQAKA is encoded by the coding sequence ATGAATACTAAAGTGATCGTCACTGGCGGCGCCGGATATGTCGGCTCTCATGCGTGTAAGGCGCTGGCGGCGGCGGGCTACACCCCGGTCAGTTTCGATAATCTCAGCAACGGCCACGATTGGGCGGCCAAATGGGGGCCGTTGGTGGTGGGCGACGTGCTCGACCCGGCGGCACTGGACGCCGTGATCGCGGCGCACAAACCCGCTGCGGTGATGCACTTCGCGGCTTTGATCGAGGTGGGTGAATCCGTCAAGCGGCCTGAGGATTTCTACCGCACCAACGTCACCGGTACCCTCAATCTGTTGGAAGCGATGAGCCGCGCAGGCGTTCGCGACATAGTTTTTTCCAGCACCTGTGCGGTGCACGGCGATGTCGGCGACGCGTTGATCACAGAAACTTCGCCGATCGCACCGATCAGCCCCTATGCCAAGACCAAAGCGGTGGTGGAGGGAATGTTGGCGGATTTCGCCGCCGCCCACGGGTTGAACGCGACGGCGCTGCGCTATTTCAACGCATCTGGCGCTGACCCCGACGGCGAACTCGGCGAAGCCCATGACCCGGAAAGCCATCTGATCCCCATCGCCTGCCAGGCTGCTTTGGGGCAGCGAGCGGGGATGTTCATTTACGGCGACGATTACGCCACTCCTGATGGCACCTGTGTGCGCGATTATATTCACGTATCGGACCTAGCGACCGCGCACGTCAAGGCTTTGGATCGGTTGCTCGCCGGACAAGCGGGGCTCGAAGCGTTTTGTCTCGGCGGGGGCGTGGGGACCAGCGTGCGCCAAGTTCTCGATTCCGTGAAACGCGTTTCAGGCGCTGATTTCGATGTCCAAATACAACCCCGCCGTCCCGGTGATGCGCCGATGTTGGTGGCGAATGTAGGCAAGGCGCAGTCGGTTCTGAATTGGACCCCTGAGCGCAGCGATCTCGATGTCATCGTCGAAACGGCCTGGAATTGGCACAAAAGCCAGGCAAAAGCCTGA
- the rfbG gene encoding CDP-glucose 4,6-dehydratase, with product MSIHITPEFWRGKRVFLTGHTGFKGTWMALWLESLGAQVWCYGLAPETDPSLFDLLSPWSGLRSTIGDVRDGAAVRAAVAEADPEIVIHMAAQALVRRSYREPVDTVASNVMGTINLLEALRDANHLRAALIITSDKVYQNTDDGEAFAEDAPLGGDDPYSASKACQEIVTQSWAKSYFYDRDAVIATARAGNVIGGGDFSEDRLIPDIYRALAGGEKLTLRSPDATRPWQHVLDLNAGYLMYIERLMSQPDATPRAINFGPPPGPSATVGAITDKMMAALGQDMDPDVQPSKLKEKTLLSVDATLAREVLGWSARLDVDDAVRLTADWYGAFLNGADARELTARQLKEYGAEL from the coding sequence ATGAGTATCCATATCACCCCGGAGTTTTGGCGCGGCAAGCGGGTGTTTTTGACGGGGCACACGGGTTTCAAGGGCACCTGGATGGCGCTGTGGCTGGAAAGTCTGGGCGCTCAGGTTTGGTGTTATGGGCTGGCGCCGGAAACGGATCCAAGCCTGTTCGATTTGTTGTCGCCGTGGTCGGGGCTCAGATCCACCATCGGCGACGTACGCGACGGTGCAGCGGTTCGTGCCGCGGTGGCTGAGGCTGATCCGGAAATCGTCATCCACATGGCGGCCCAAGCCTTGGTGCGGCGGTCGTACCGCGAACCGGTGGACACGGTGGCGTCAAACGTCATGGGCACAATCAATTTGTTGGAGGCCCTGCGGGATGCAAACCATTTGCGTGCGGCGTTGATCATCACCAGCGACAAGGTCTATCAAAATACCGATGACGGCGAAGCGTTCGCCGAAGACGCGCCGTTAGGCGGGGACGATCCCTATTCGGCGTCTAAGGCGTGCCAGGAGATCGTCACCCAGTCGTGGGCGAAAAGCTATTTTTACGATCGCGACGCGGTGATCGCCACGGCGCGTGCGGGCAACGTCATCGGCGGCGGTGATTTTTCCGAAGACCGGCTGATTCCCGACATTTATCGTGCCTTGGCCGGCGGCGAGAAACTGACCTTGCGCAGTCCCGATGCGACCCGGCCGTGGCAGCACGTATTGGATTTAAACGCGGGCTATCTGATGTACATCGAACGCTTGATGAGCCAACCCGACGCGACCCCGCGCGCCATCAACTTCGGTCCGCCACCGGGCCCCAGTGCCACGGTCGGCGCGATCACGGATAAGATGATGGCGGCTTTGGGCCAAGATATGGATCCCGATGTTCAGCCGTCGAAGCTGAAGGAAAAGACCTTGCTGTCGGTGGACGCGACCTTGGCGCGCGAAGTGTTGGGCTGGTCGGCGCGTTTGGATGTGGACGACGCGGTGCGTCTCACCGCCGATTGGTATGGGGCATTTTTGAACGGTGCGGATGCGCGTGAGTTGACCGCTCGTCAATTGAAAGAGTACGGAGCCGAACTATGA
- the rfbC gene encoding dTDP-4-dehydrorhamnose 3,5-epimerase, whose product MKLTPLEIEGAALIEIEPIHDERGFFARSFCRQAFADAGLTLNIVQSNLSYNAQKGTLRGMHYQAQPNPDPKLVSCIQGAIFDVVVDIREGSKTFCQWFGIELTADNHKALFVPPGCAHGFITLCDDALVQYQMGETFVPGLARGVRWNDPAFGVEWPLPPSIISDRDATFPDFRDDT is encoded by the coding sequence ATGAAATTAACTCCGCTGGAAATTGAAGGCGCGGCGCTTATCGAGATCGAGCCCATTCATGACGAGCGGGGTTTTTTTGCGCGCAGTTTTTGCCGCCAAGCATTCGCGGATGCCGGACTGACGCTGAATATCGTGCAGAGTAATCTGTCGTACAACGCCCAAAAAGGCACGTTGCGCGGGATGCATTACCAGGCTCAACCGAACCCAGACCCGAAGCTGGTCAGTTGCATCCAGGGTGCTATCTTCGACGTGGTGGTGGACATCCGCGAAGGCTCAAAGACATTTTGCCAGTGGTTCGGCATTGAGCTTACGGCCGACAATCACAAGGCTTTGTTCGTCCCACCCGGCTGTGCGCACGGTTTCATCACGCTCTGCGATGACGCCTTGGTGCAGTACCAAATGGGCGAGACCTTCGTTCCCGGTTTGGCGCGCGGCGTGCGTTGGAATGATCCGGCGTTTGGCGTTGAGTGGCCACTGCCCCCCAGCATAATCTCGGATCGCGACGCAACTTTTCCCGACTTTAGAGATGACACATGA
- a CDS encoding NAD(P)-dependent oxidoreductase produces MTRVLVTGATGLIGKHAIAALVARGLEVHGVARARPASSPPGVIWHNCDLLTPGAVERLAEEVKATHLLHLAWVTEHGQFWNAPQNHDWQLASQRLVEAFRSQGGTRVVMAGSCAEYDWTRLGDGVCRENETPLKPHTLYGQSKLEFSRWLAAYAAETGLSQAWGRVFLLYGVGENENRLVPSIVLALNAGREAKCSSGVQVRDFMSARDVGWGFSALLMSDVEGAVNVATGEPHTIAEVATTLGEFSGHPELVRLGAFADRPDDPPVLVADATRLRDEVGFSPAMGFRNALKQAYDQIRNGAD; encoded by the coding sequence ATGACACGCGTATTGGTCACTGGTGCGACGGGCTTGATCGGCAAACACGCGATCGCGGCATTGGTGGCGCGAGGGCTTGAGGTTCACGGTGTGGCGCGCGCCCGGCCGGCATCGTCACCGCCGGGTGTGATTTGGCACAATTGCGATCTGTTGACGCCGGGAGCCGTGGAACGTTTGGCCGAAGAGGTGAAGGCGACACACTTGCTGCATTTGGCATGGGTGACGGAGCACGGGCAATTTTGGAACGCACCGCAAAATCACGATTGGCAATTGGCGTCCCAGCGTTTGGTTGAAGCATTTCGCAGCCAAGGCGGCACCCGTGTGGTGATGGCAGGATCGTGCGCCGAATACGATTGGACCCGGTTGGGCGATGGTGTGTGCCGAGAAAACGAAACACCGCTTAAGCCCCACACCTTATATGGGCAGAGCAAGCTGGAATTTTCGCGTTGGCTGGCGGCGTATGCGGCAGAGACGGGATTAAGCCAGGCCTGGGGGCGGGTGTTCTTGCTTTACGGTGTCGGCGAAAACGAAAACCGTCTGGTCCCGTCGATCGTCTTGGCGCTGAACGCCGGGCGCGAGGCGAAATGTTCGTCGGGGGTTCAGGTGCGCGATTTCATGTCTGCGCGCGACGTTGGTTGGGGGTTCAGTGCTTTGTTGATGAGCGACGTCGAAGGCGCGGTCAACGTCGCCACCGGCGAGCCGCACACCATCGCCGAGGTCGCCACGACGCTGGGTGAGTTTTCCGGCCACCCAGAACTGGTGCGCCTGGGGGCGTTTGCAGACCGCCCGGACGACCCGCCGGTGCTGGTGGCGGATGCGACCCGCTTGCGCGATGAGGTCGGTTTTAGCCCAGCAATGGGCTTTCGCAATGCGCTCAAACAAGCGTACGATCAAATCCGAAACGGAGCGGATTGA
- a CDS encoding M23 family metallopeptidase: MSHHFIRVFAVVACLVGMPVLAVQAGEDHFTLALPVDCQPGATCWVVNYVDLKPGPGTLDYNCGDATYDAPPGDQHKGTDFAVRDMAAVRKGVAVFAAASGQVIGKRDGMADISFEGVKDASVANQECGNGLRIRHDNGLITQYCHMRQNSVMANTGDRVERGQQLGMVGLSGQTVFPHLHFQVERGAEIVDPFAGLDRTQTCGIGENTLWDAQTLAKLPYQPTAIYNVGFAPGKPDLKAIRDGQYQDQAFDASSSAMVVWAEFFRIRAGDEIVITITDPEGHQIHNQRIPLKANKARYFAFSGLRLKTPRWQSGTYRGYVSLIRNNETITVSRETDVR; the protein is encoded by the coding sequence ATGAGCCATCATTTCATCCGCGTGTTCGCCGTTGTTGCTTGCCTTGTTGGCATGCCGGTTTTGGCGGTTCAGGCTGGTGAAGATCATTTTACGCTCGCCCTGCCCGTCGATTGTCAGCCGGGTGCGACGTGCTGGGTCGTGAATTATGTCGATCTCAAACCCGGCCCGGGGACGTTAGATTACAATTGTGGCGACGCCACCTACGACGCCCCCCCCGGTGACCAGCACAAAGGCACCGATTTCGCGGTTCGCGACATGGCCGCAGTGCGCAAGGGGGTGGCGGTGTTCGCCGCCGCATCCGGACAGGTCATCGGCAAGCGCGACGGGATGGCAGACATCAGTTTCGAAGGCGTCAAAGACGCCTCCGTCGCCAATCAAGAGTGCGGCAACGGTCTGCGAATCCGCCACGATAACGGCCTCATCACCCAATACTGTCACATGCGTCAAAACAGCGTGATGGCCAATACCGGCGATCGTGTGGAACGCGGACAGCAATTGGGCATGGTGGGTTTGTCCGGCCAGACCGTGTTTCCCCATCTGCATTTTCAGGTCGAGCGGGGGGCTGAAATCGTCGATCCCTTTGCCGGTCTGGATCGCACCCAAACTTGCGGTATTGGAGAAAACACGCTGTGGGATGCGCAAACTCTGGCGAAATTGCCCTACCAACCGACCGCGATCTATAACGTCGGATTTGCGCCGGGAAAACCGGATCTGAAGGCCATCCGCGACGGGCAATATCAAGATCAGGCGTTCGATGCGTCGTCGTCGGCCATGGTTGTGTGGGCGGAATTTTTCAGGATCCGCGCCGGTGATGAAATCGTCATCACGATTACCGATCCAGAGGGGCACCAAATCCACAATCAGCGCATTCCACTCAAGGCCAACAAGGCCCGCTATTTCGCGTTCAGCGGCTTGCGCTTGAAAACGCCGAGGTGGCAGTCGGGAACGTACCGAGGATATGTTTCGCTGATCCGCAACAATGAAACCATCACGGTTTCTCGTGAAACTGATGTGCGATGA
- a CDS encoding CatB-related O-acetyltransferase has product MSKLMRKLKRLFGGKRSRDILPDYVSIGRGTYGLDRNAFQGLSPDAPISIGNFCSFGFGVVIFSKADHPLDLPSTYPLRTMLLHPGHGDQDAVSKGGVTIGHDVWVGARAMILSGVTIGNGAVIGAGAVVAKDVEPYAIVVGNPAKVVRKRFSAPQIAALEKTQWWNWPDDKIRAFESRFYGDIESFIKAAEAS; this is encoded by the coding sequence ATGTCGAAGCTGATGCGAAAACTCAAACGACTGTTCGGCGGCAAACGCAGCCGCGACATCTTGCCCGATTACGTTTCCATCGGCCGGGGCACTTACGGCTTGGACCGCAACGCCTTTCAGGGGCTGTCGCCGGACGCGCCGATTTCCATCGGCAATTTTTGTTCGTTCGGTTTCGGCGTGGTGATTTTTTCCAAGGCCGATCACCCTCTTGATTTGCCATCGACATATCCTCTGCGCACCATGCTCCTGCATCCCGGACACGGCGATCAGGACGCGGTGAGCAAAGGTGGCGTCACCATCGGCCACGATGTGTGGGTCGGCGCACGGGCGATGATCTTGAGCGGCGTGACCATCGGCAACGGTGCGGTGATCGGCGCGGGTGCGGTGGTCGCCAAGGATGTCGAGCCTTATGCCATTGTGGTTGGCAATCCGGCCAAGGTGGTGAGAAAGCGTTTCAGCGCCCCGCAGATCGCCGCATTGGAAAAGACCCAGTGGTGGAACTGGCCCGACGACAAGATTCGCGCCTTTGAAAGCCGGTTTTACGGCGATATCGAGTCCTTCATCAAAGCCGCAGAGGCCTCATGA